The Deltaproteobacteria bacterium genome includes a region encoding these proteins:
- the buk gene encoding butyrate kinase — protein MHNEPHLLVINVGSTSTKVAWFNGNVPMVLETIRYSSEDLAPYSSLNEQLPLRKDDLLKFLKKNGIGLEKVVMIVSRGGLGRPLPAGAYKIDDAMCKDLLKGKFGKHPSALGPAIALDLSMRYGMPAIVIDPPSTDEFQPLARISGLPEIERKSAFHTLNQKMAARRLASELGNKYEAMNLIVAHLGGGITIGAHQKGRVIDCNHGLGEGPFTPERAGSLPTTGLLDLAFSGKLDKKQMLDRLVGQGGLSAYLGTTDVRKVEEMIRAGDETAKLVYEAMAYQVAKEIGGMSVVMKGKIDGIILTGGLANSEMLTGWIKERTQFIAPVFIYPGEDEMSALAEGGLRVLRKEEELKRYP, from the coding sequence ATGCATAACGAACCTCATCTGCTCGTTATCAACGTAGGCTCTACTTCAACAAAGGTCGCCTGGTTCAATGGAAACGTGCCCATGGTTCTCGAAACAATCCGGTATAGCAGTGAAGACCTGGCTCCTTATTCTTCTCTTAATGAGCAGCTTCCTCTCCGCAAGGATGACCTCCTCAAATTTTTAAAGAAAAACGGGATCGGTTTAGAAAAAGTGGTCATGATCGTCAGCCGTGGAGGCCTTGGCAGGCCATTGCCCGCGGGTGCTTACAAAATTGATGACGCCATGTGCAAGGACCTTCTGAAGGGAAAATTCGGTAAACACCCCTCGGCCCTGGGACCGGCCATTGCTCTTGATTTATCCATGAGATACGGGATGCCTGCTATCGTGATCGATCCGCCAAGCACAGATGAGTTCCAGCCTTTAGCCAGGATATCCGGTCTTCCCGAAATTGAAAGGAAGAGCGCCTTTCATACCCTGAACCAGAAGATGGCGGCAAGACGACTTGCCAGTGAACTAGGGAATAAATACGAGGCAATGAACCTCATCGTAGCTCACTTGGGCGGGGGCATCACTATCGGCGCCCATCAAAAGGGTCGGGTCATTGACTGCAATCATGGACTTGGGGAAGGTCCTTTCACACCGGAGAGGGCCGGTTCTCTCCCCACAACAGGCCTGCTTGACCTCGCTTTTTCGGGGAAGCTTGATAAAAAGCAGATGCTTGACCGACTTGTGGGCCAAGGCGGCCTTTCGGCTTATCTGGGTACGACGGATGTTCGGAAGGTAGAAGAGATGATCAGGGCGGGAGACGAAACGGCAAAACTGGTATATGAGGCCATGGCTTATCAGGTTGCCAAGGAGATCGGTGGCATGAGCGTTGTCATGAAAGGGAAGATTGATGGAATAATACTGACAGGGGGTTTGGCCAACTCCGAGATGCTGACGGGCTGGATCAAGGAGCGGACTCAGTTCATTGCACCTGTATTTATCTATCCCGGCGAAGATGAGATGTCGGCCCTGGCCGAAGGCGGCCTGCGGGTGTTGCGGAAGGAAGAGGAGTTAAAAAGATATCCATGA